ATTACCAGCAATATACTCATGAAATGCGAACCTACGGCTCTATAAAATTTATCTGAACCGGGCTTCATTACTTGCAGATGCTCAAAATCGCGCAATCCCGAAAGCCCGAAATTTGGAAATCTGCACGACTCAAGCCAGCGATCTAATCGCCCGAATCTATGCCACTGATATACCCCTTCATCCGTGCGGCGCATGGCCTGCACTCTATTATGAAAAAGCGGTATCGGAGCATCATGCACTATACCTTTTCCAGCTAACTGACCTAAAATAAAGGCATTACGGGACATTATCTCTAAAAAATCCTGCTTTTCAGAACGCCTACCTTCCCTATCATCATTGGGATATACAAAATAATCGCAGTGGGCATGGTAGGCCATAGCAAAGCCATCTTTATGTAAATTGCTAGGCGCGTCTGCTGGTAGGTTTGTAACCTTAAAGACCATCTGCCCCGCTACGCTGAAAGGGCGCGGACAATCAAAACGAACTTCGCAATTCTGAGCGAAATCCGCCAATTTTTCAGTCCATTTACCTTCAAGATGCAAACCGTCAGGAATTTCACCTTCGCGTGCAATTTTAATAGCAAAAATTTGTTCATCACCAGCGGACTTCATAACTGCGGATCGGCCTGAAAATGTAGGAGTCTCGAGCGCTTCTCCACGTTTTAGCAGTTCATCCCAAGTGATAGAGGGAGCGTGGCCTGAAAAAGGTGTAGGACTTTCAGGCAGGAGAAGCTCAAACGGCAACCCGCCAAGTCCTGCGGAAGCTTCAATTGAGGCATGTTCAGAACATGTTGATGCGGCCTGAACTTGTAGACTTAAAGCTTGTGATGAAAGCTCGGAATCTGAACTAGCAGCGCCAACGGCAGCAAGGGCTTTTGCGCACTCACGATAGAGCAGGCGGGACATTGTCTGATCAGAATATCTCTGCTCGATAATAACGTCCCAGACAGCCTTCAATA
This window of the Maridesulfovibrio frigidus DSM 17176 genome carries:
- a CDS encoding SidJ-related pseudokinase; protein product: MKKEEATAYARGLTPEREFSGAYMDLRNLRGILQKSPDSADSSILKAVWDVIIEQRYSDQTMSRLLYRECAKALAAVGAASSDSELSSQALSLQVQAASTCSEHASIEASAGLGGLPFELLLPESPTPFSGHAPSITWDELLKRGEALETPTFSGRSAVMKSAGDEQIFAIKIAREGEIPDGLHLEGKWTEKLADFAQNCEVRFDCPRPFSVAGQMVFKVTNLPADAPSNLHKDGFAMAYHAHCDYFVYPNDDREGRRSEKQDFLEIMSRNAFILGQLAGKGIVHDAPIPLFHNRVQAMRRTDEGVYQWHRFGRLDRWLESCRFPNFGLSGLRDFEHLQVMKPGSDKFYRAVGSHFMSILLVIGSYFRAQNPELCGLDKNEEPVDARELFDAEFFETAVTDCFKGYYRGFTGSEFQNEIDLHPAKLVKSMIEEMGVDRHMFEFMRVVDQEILEDQEFRDYLLKYGMDPAKVAELKKNEADVPLVTGPHLGNFNGAISLPEIIEWSAMSAGCCIAAKSLGSRWIGVRLGEV